Proteins co-encoded in one Populus trichocarpa isolate Nisqually-1 chromosome 10, P.trichocarpa_v4.1, whole genome shotgun sequence genomic window:
- the LOC7490328 gene encoding NF-X1-type zinc finger protein NFXL2 isoform X2, whose translation MSSALGYHHHHHLQQEQQQQQQKPFSDSDSYSDSDSDTTNSQNQHSADLTNSIFKSYFEHANHQSLQPTQHDLTKIKSFLTSSSSGALSCLICLERIKTSDPTWSCTSLCYAVFHLICIQSWARQASDLSALRASTRLPISSDKAAESSTWNCPKCRSDYSRSKIPRNYLCFCGKVENPPNDPWILSHSCGEICNRQLKNNCGHCCLLLCHPGPCPSCPKLVKATCFCGKTTDVKRCGYKLFSCNNICKKSLDCGIHSCKQICHDGPCPPCNARGVYKCSCGRKVEERECCEREFRCENPCEKLLACGKHVCERGCHFGECGDCPLQGKRACPCGKRLYEGMACDIVVPLCGGTCDKMLSCGFHRCHERCHRGPCIETCRIVVTKLCRCGGMKKEVPCYQDLACERKCQRMRDCGRHACKRRCCDGDCPPCGEICGKRLRCKNHKCPAPCHRGACSPCPVMFTISCACGETHFEVPCGTEKDQKPPKCRKSCGISPLCRHGSDSKPHKCHYGACPPCRLLCDEEYPCSHKCKLRCHGPRPPPNPDFTLRPKKKKPNHQSESTPGTPCPPCPELVWRPCLGQHIGAERMMVCSNRTQFSCENLCGSPLSCGNHYCTKTCHALKSQSSTSLVQHKRSESCEECHLPCEKERKPACRHSCPLPCHPGDCPPCKVLVKRSCYCGSMVHVFECIYYNNLSEKEQMAARSCGGSCHRKLPNCTHLCPKTCHPGQCPSPDKCAKKVTVRCQCQTLKKEMPCQEVQAAYHKAGSDPKDISKSHFGLGLLPCNSGCKSKAQVVDQELHLRKSKDLEVPATEIHPPKRRKRREHLQETKKTSQLQKIAATMKWLLVIVTLMVTMVAAAYFGYKGLIWLSDWMNEVEEQQRHRRRHPRI comes from the exons ATGTCCTCCGCCCTTGGctaccaccatcaccaccacctacaacaagaacaacaacaacaacaacagaaaCCCTTCTCCGACTCCGATTCCTACTCCGACTCCGACTCCGACACCACCAACAGCCAAAACCAACACTCCGCAGATCTCACAAACTCAATCTTCAAATCCTACTTCGAACACGCCAACCACCAATCCTTACAACCAACGCAACACGACCTAACCAAAATCAAATCCTTCctaacctcctcctcctctggcGCTCTATCATGTCTCATCTGTCTCGAACGCATCAAAACCTCCGATCCGACCTGGTCTTGCACTTCTCTCTGCTACGCCGTTTTCCACCTTATCTGTATCCAATCCTGGGCTCGCCAAGCCTCCGATCTCTCCGCTCTTCGAGCCTCCACGCGCCTCCCTATCTCCTCTGATAAAGCCGCTGAATCCTCCACCTGGAATTGCCCTAAATGCCGCTCTGATTATTCTAGATCTAAAATCCCCAGAAATTACCTCTGTTTCTGTGGCAAAGTCGAAAATCCACCAAATGATCCTTGGATTTTATCCCATTCTTGCGGTGAAATCTGTAACCGTCAGTTGAAGAATAACTGCGGTCATTGCTGTTTGTTACTTTGCCATCCCGGTCCCTGCCCATCTTGCCCGAAACTTGTCAAAGCGACATGTTTTTGCGGCAAAACGACGGATGTTAAGCGTTGCGGttacaaattattttcttgtaacaatatttgtaaaaaatcaTTAGATTGCGGGATTCATAGCTGTAAACAAATTTGTCACGATGGACCCTGCCCGCCGTGTAATGCCCGCGGGGTTTATAAATGTTCATGTGGAAGGAAAGTTGAGGAGAGGGAGTGTTGTGAGAGAGAATTTAGATGTGAGAATCCCTGTGAGAAATTGTTAGCCTGCGGAAAACATGTGTGTGAGAGGGGGTGCCATTTTGGGGAGTGTGGAGATTGTCCTCTTCAAGGGAAGAGAGCATGTCCATGCGGGAAGAGACTCTATGAAGGAATGGCTTGTGATATTGTTGTGCCGCTTTGTGGTGGTACCTGTGATAAAATGTTGAGTTGTGGTTTCCATAGGTGCCACGAGAGATGTCATCGAGGGCCTTGCATTGAGACTTGTCGAATTGTTGTCACCAAGTTGTGTAGGTGTGGGGGGATGAAGAAAGAG GTTCCTTGCTATCAAGATTTGGCATGTGAGAGGAAGTGTCAAAGAATGAGAGATTGTGGACGACATGCTTGTAAACGTCGCTGCTGTGATGGGGACTGTCCGCCATGTGGAGAG ATTTGCGGCAAGAGGCTTCGGTGTAAGAATCACAAGTGTCCTGCCCCGTGTCATCG AGGTGCCTGTTCTCCTTGTCCTGTAATGTTTACAATTTCATGTGCTTGTGGAGAGACTCATTTTGAG GTTCCCTGTGGCACTGAGAAAGACCAAAAGCCTCCAAAATGTCGTAAATCATGTGGAATATCTCCTTTATGCCGACATGGATCAGATTCTAAG CCACACAAATGCCATTATGGGGCATGCCCTCCTTGTCGATTGCTTTGTGATGAAGAATACCCATGCAGCCATAAGTGCAAATTAAG GTGCCACGGCCCCAGACCACCTCCTAATCCAGATTTCACATTGAggccaaagaaaaagaaaccaaatcATCAGAGTGAAAGTACACCAGGAACCCCATGCCCTCCTTGCCCTGAACTTGTTTGGAGGCCATGTCTTGGCCAGCACATTGGAGCAGAGAGAATG ATGGTCTGCTCAAACAGAACCCAATTTTCCTGTGAAAATCTGTGTGGGAGCCCTCTTTCTTGTGGCAATCATTATTGTACAAAAACTTGCCATGCACTGAAGAGCCAGTCTTCAACTTCATTGGTTCAACATAAAAGAAGCGAGTCTTGTGAAGAGTGTCATCTTCCTTGTGAAAAG GAACGGAAACCTGCTTGTCGACATTCTTGCCCTCTACCATGTCATCCTGGGGACTGCCCTCCTTGCAAAGTTCTTGTGAAACGATCTTGTTATTGTGGTTCTATGGTCCACGTTTTTGAGTGCATATATTACAATAACTTGTCAGAAAAGGAGCAAATGGCTGCTCGTTCATGTGGTGGATCTTGCCATAG GAAATTGCCTAATTGTACACATTTATGTCCCAAGACATGTCATCCAGGTCAATGCCCATCACCTGACAAGTGCGCCAAAAAG GTCACTGTTCGTTGTCAATGCCAAACCTTGAAAAAGGAGATGCCATGTCAAGAGGTTCAAGCAGCCTATCACAAAGCAGGTTCCGATCCCAAAGATATATCTAAAAGTCATTTTGGACTTGGACTTCTTCCTTGCAATTCTGGTTGCAAGAGTAAAGCACAGGTTGTGGATCAGGAATTGCATTTGCGTAAATCCAAAGACCTGGAG GTTCCAGCCACTGAAATTCATCCACCGAAGCGCCGAAAACGGCGTGAACATTTACAAGAAACAAAGAAGACCTCACAACTGCAG AAAATTGCTGCCACCATGAAGTGGCTTCTTGTAATAGTCACCCTTATGGTGACTATGGTGGCAGCTGCATATTTCGGTTACAAAGGTCTCATTTGGCTCTCCGATTGGATGAATGAAGTTGAAGAGCAACAAAGACACAGAAGAAGACATCCACGAATCTAA
- the LOC7490328 gene encoding NF-X1-type zinc finger protein NFXL2 isoform X1 has translation MSSALGYHHHHHLQQEQQQQQQKPFSDSDSYSDSDSDTTNSQNQHSADLTNSIFKSYFEHANHQSLQPTQHDLTKIKSFLTSSSSGALSCLICLERIKTSDPTWSCTSLCYAVFHLICIQSWARQASDLSALRASTRLPISSDKAAESSTWNCPKCRSDYSRSKIPRNYLCFCGKVENPPNDPWILSHSCGEICNRQLKNNCGHCCLLLCHPGPCPSCPKLVKATCFCGKTTDVKRCGYKLFSCNNICKKSLDCGIHSCKQICHDGPCPPCNARGVYKCSCGRKVEERECCEREFRCENPCEKLLACGKHVCERGCHFGECGDCPLQGKRACPCGKRLYEGMACDIVVPLCGGTCDKMLSCGFHRCHERCHRGPCIETCRIVVTKLCRCGGMKKEVPCYQDLACERKCQRMRDCGRHACKRRCCDGDCPPCGEICGKRLRCKNHKCPAPCHRGACSPCPVMFTISCACGETHFEVPCGTEKDQKPPKCRKSCGISPLCRHGSDSKPHKCHYGACPPCRLLCDEEYPCSHKCKLRCHGPRPPPNPDFTLRPKKKKPNHQSESTPGTPCPPCPELVWRPCLGQHIGAERMMVCSNRTQFSCENLCGSPLSCGNHYCTKTCHALKSQSSTSLVQHKRSESCEECHLPCEKERKPACRHSCPLPCHPGDCPPCKVLVKRSCYCGSMVHVFECIYYNNLSEKEQMAARSCGGSCHRKLPNCTHLCPKTCHPGQCPSPDKCAKKVTVRCQCQTLKKEMPCQEVQAAYHKAGSDPKDISKSHFGLGLLPCNSGCKSKAQVVDQELHLRKSKDLEEKVPATEIHPPKRRKRREHLQETKKTSQLQKIAATMKWLLVIVTLMVTMVAAAYFGYKGLIWLSDWMNEVEEQQRHRRRHPRI, from the exons ATGTCCTCCGCCCTTGGctaccaccatcaccaccacctacaacaagaacaacaacaacaacaacagaaaCCCTTCTCCGACTCCGATTCCTACTCCGACTCCGACTCCGACACCACCAACAGCCAAAACCAACACTCCGCAGATCTCACAAACTCAATCTTCAAATCCTACTTCGAACACGCCAACCACCAATCCTTACAACCAACGCAACACGACCTAACCAAAATCAAATCCTTCctaacctcctcctcctctggcGCTCTATCATGTCTCATCTGTCTCGAACGCATCAAAACCTCCGATCCGACCTGGTCTTGCACTTCTCTCTGCTACGCCGTTTTCCACCTTATCTGTATCCAATCCTGGGCTCGCCAAGCCTCCGATCTCTCCGCTCTTCGAGCCTCCACGCGCCTCCCTATCTCCTCTGATAAAGCCGCTGAATCCTCCACCTGGAATTGCCCTAAATGCCGCTCTGATTATTCTAGATCTAAAATCCCCAGAAATTACCTCTGTTTCTGTGGCAAAGTCGAAAATCCACCAAATGATCCTTGGATTTTATCCCATTCTTGCGGTGAAATCTGTAACCGTCAGTTGAAGAATAACTGCGGTCATTGCTGTTTGTTACTTTGCCATCCCGGTCCCTGCCCATCTTGCCCGAAACTTGTCAAAGCGACATGTTTTTGCGGCAAAACGACGGATGTTAAGCGTTGCGGttacaaattattttcttgtaacaatatttgtaaaaaatcaTTAGATTGCGGGATTCATAGCTGTAAACAAATTTGTCACGATGGACCCTGCCCGCCGTGTAATGCCCGCGGGGTTTATAAATGTTCATGTGGAAGGAAAGTTGAGGAGAGGGAGTGTTGTGAGAGAGAATTTAGATGTGAGAATCCCTGTGAGAAATTGTTAGCCTGCGGAAAACATGTGTGTGAGAGGGGGTGCCATTTTGGGGAGTGTGGAGATTGTCCTCTTCAAGGGAAGAGAGCATGTCCATGCGGGAAGAGACTCTATGAAGGAATGGCTTGTGATATTGTTGTGCCGCTTTGTGGTGGTACCTGTGATAAAATGTTGAGTTGTGGTTTCCATAGGTGCCACGAGAGATGTCATCGAGGGCCTTGCATTGAGACTTGTCGAATTGTTGTCACCAAGTTGTGTAGGTGTGGGGGGATGAAGAAAGAG GTTCCTTGCTATCAAGATTTGGCATGTGAGAGGAAGTGTCAAAGAATGAGAGATTGTGGACGACATGCTTGTAAACGTCGCTGCTGTGATGGGGACTGTCCGCCATGTGGAGAG ATTTGCGGCAAGAGGCTTCGGTGTAAGAATCACAAGTGTCCTGCCCCGTGTCATCG AGGTGCCTGTTCTCCTTGTCCTGTAATGTTTACAATTTCATGTGCTTGTGGAGAGACTCATTTTGAG GTTCCCTGTGGCACTGAGAAAGACCAAAAGCCTCCAAAATGTCGTAAATCATGTGGAATATCTCCTTTATGCCGACATGGATCAGATTCTAAG CCACACAAATGCCATTATGGGGCATGCCCTCCTTGTCGATTGCTTTGTGATGAAGAATACCCATGCAGCCATAAGTGCAAATTAAG GTGCCACGGCCCCAGACCACCTCCTAATCCAGATTTCACATTGAggccaaagaaaaagaaaccaaatcATCAGAGTGAAAGTACACCAGGAACCCCATGCCCTCCTTGCCCTGAACTTGTTTGGAGGCCATGTCTTGGCCAGCACATTGGAGCAGAGAGAATG ATGGTCTGCTCAAACAGAACCCAATTTTCCTGTGAAAATCTGTGTGGGAGCCCTCTTTCTTGTGGCAATCATTATTGTACAAAAACTTGCCATGCACTGAAGAGCCAGTCTTCAACTTCATTGGTTCAACATAAAAGAAGCGAGTCTTGTGAAGAGTGTCATCTTCCTTGTGAAAAG GAACGGAAACCTGCTTGTCGACATTCTTGCCCTCTACCATGTCATCCTGGGGACTGCCCTCCTTGCAAAGTTCTTGTGAAACGATCTTGTTATTGTGGTTCTATGGTCCACGTTTTTGAGTGCATATATTACAATAACTTGTCAGAAAAGGAGCAAATGGCTGCTCGTTCATGTGGTGGATCTTGCCATAG GAAATTGCCTAATTGTACACATTTATGTCCCAAGACATGTCATCCAGGTCAATGCCCATCACCTGACAAGTGCGCCAAAAAG GTCACTGTTCGTTGTCAATGCCAAACCTTGAAAAAGGAGATGCCATGTCAAGAGGTTCAAGCAGCCTATCACAAAGCAGGTTCCGATCCCAAAGATATATCTAAAAGTCATTTTGGACTTGGACTTCTTCCTTGCAATTCTGGTTGCAAGAGTAAAGCACAGGTTGTGGATCAGGAATTGCATTTGCGTAAATCCAAAGACCTGGAG GAGAAGGTTCCAGCCACTGAAATTCATCCACCGAAGCGCCGAAAACGGCGTGAACATTTACAAGAAACAAAGAAGACCTCACAACTGCAG AAAATTGCTGCCACCATGAAGTGGCTTCTTGTAATAGTCACCCTTATGGTGACTATGGTGGCAGCTGCATATTTCGGTTACAAAGGTCTCATTTGGCTCTCCGATTGGATGAATGAAGTTGAAGAGCAACAAAGACACAGAAGAAGACATCCACGAATCTAA
- the LOC7490327 gene encoding putative serine/threonine-protein kinase-like protein CCR3: MTKLPFSSVTLFATTLTLLSFILSSPSLTHALGSGSTLAIISATSTVCGLVSSQPTQSITCYRRTPMEGIITVQPNVSFSSISGGSTFFCGLRSGGYAFLCWDTRNLPFDSQRVYINNTAFLQNLSVGDDQVCAVVNDTLSVNKTGTVRCWRGDGNISNQSPSDGDKYKSISSGFGFSCGILMESNRIKCWGNDTIAREIEFGFRDMEMLSLEVGGLHACGVNSSGLLVCRGDKSLGQLNVPSNNVLEYSQLALGDSHSCAIRKNNGSVVCWGGDGEYNVNEIQGVFFESIVSGSNFTCGLVSLNFSVMCWGPGWPNGSRTQLPLGEVLPGPCVRSSCSECGLYPLSETLCSGSGNICKPCGFNASMPTPLAPPPLPLAPPPSIVPKSSPSKELTTGLLVFAIVGSVGGFAGICTIIYCLWTGVCFGKKKVHNSVQPTITRDGSNGGMTSNNSGLISRSSTIRRQSSRAMRRQRSGTSSKHADRAEEFSLAELAAVTNNFSLENKIGAGSFGVVYKGKLRDGREVAIKRGETGQKMKKFQEKESAFDSELAFLSRLHHKHLVRLVGYCEDGDERLLVYDYMKNGALYDHLHDKNNIEKISSVINSWKMRIKIALDAARGIEYLHNYAVPSIIHRDIKSSNILLDANWTARVSDFGLSLMGPGSEENYNCRPTKAAGTVGYIDPEYYGLNVLTAKSDVYGLGVVLLELLTGKRAIFKGDDNGGTPTSIVDFAVPKIMVNELGKILDPRVGPPELNEAEAVELVGYTAMHCVNLEGKDRPTMTDIVANLERALSLCDGSHGSISSGTISIISD, encoded by the coding sequence ATGACGAAACTACCCTTCTCCTCCGTCACCCTCTTCGCTACCACCCTCACACTCCTCTCCTTTATTTTATCATCTCCATCTTTAACACATGCCTTGGGTTCCGGCTCCACCCTCGCCATCATCTCCGCCACCTCCACCGTCTGTGGCCTCGTGAGTTCCCAGCCAACCCAAAGCATCACCTGCTACAGACGAACCCCTATGGAAGGAATCATCACTGTCCAACCTAACGTCTCCTTTTCCTCCATCTCCGGCGGTTCCACCTTCTTCTGCGGCCTACGTTCCGGGGGCTACGCTTTTTTATGCTGGGACACAAGGAATTTGCCTTTTGATTCTCAAAGAGTCTATATTAACAACACTGCCTTTTTACAAAATCTTTCTGTTGGTGACGATCAAGTGTGTGCGGTTGTTAATGATACATTAAGTGTCAATAAAACAGGAACTGTTAGGTGTTGGAGAGGAGATGGTAATATAAGTAATCAATCACCAAGTGATGGTGATAAATATAAGTCAATTTCAAGTGGGTTTGGCTTCTCTTGTGGGATTTTAATGGAAAGTAATAGAATCAAGTGTTGGGGTAATGATACAATTGCAAGAGAGATTGAGTTTGGTTTCAGAGACATGGAAATGTTGAGTCTTGAAGTGGGTGGTTTGCATGCTTGTGGTGTGAATTCTAGTGGGCTTTTGGTGTGCAGAGGGGATAAGAGTTTAGGTCAATTAAATGTTCCTTCAAATAATGTATTGGAATATTCACAGCTGGCTCTTGGGGATAGCCATAGTTGCGCGATTCGAAAGAATAATGGATCAGTTGTTTGTTGGGGAGGTGATGGTGAATATAATGTGAATGAGATTCAAGGTGTTTTCTTTGAGTCTATTGTTTCCGGGTCTAATTTTACTTGTGGATTGGTTTCGTTGAATTTTTCAGTTATGTGTTGGGGACCAGGGTGGCCTAATGGTTCAAGGACTCAGCTTCCATTGGGTGAGGTTTTACCAGGGCCATGTGTGCGATCTTCTTGTAGTGAATGTGGTTTGTATCCACTATCTGAGACATTGTGTTCTGGTTCAGGGAATATTTGCAAGCCTTGTGGGTTCAATGCTTCGATGCCAACACCATTGGCTCCGCCGCCATTGCCATTAGCACCGCCCCCATCGATAGTGCCTAAGTCATCTCCGTCCAAGGAATTGACAACTGGGTTATTGGTGTTTGCTATTGTTGGATCAGTCGGGGGCTTTGCAGGGATTTGCACGATTATTTACTGTTTGTGGACTGGGGTTTGTTTTGGTAAGAAGAAAGTGCATAATTCAGTTCAGCCCACAATTACTAGAGATGGGTCCAATGGTGGCATGACTTCAAACAATAGCGGTCTAATTTCGAGATCATCAACGATAAGGCGCCAGAGCTCGAGGGCGATGAGACGACAGAGGAGTGGGACGTCATCAAAGCATGCTGATAGAGCTGAGGAGTTTAGTCTTGCTGAACTTGCTGCTGTCACCAACAATTTCTCACTAGAGAACAAGATTGGTGCAGGGAGCTTCGGTGTTGTTTATAAAGGTAAATTGAGAGATGGCCGTGAAGTGGCGATTAAGAGAGGGGAAACAGGGCAGAAGATGAAGAAGTTTCAAGAGAAAGAGAGTGCCTTTGATTCAGAATTGGCATTCTTGTCGAGGCTTCACCACAAACATCTAGTAAGGCTTGTCGGGTATTGTGAGGATGGAGATGAGAGACTTCTAGTTTATGATTACATGAAGAATGGAGCTCTTTATGACCATTTACATGACAAGAACAACATTGAAAAGATTAGTAGTGTGATAAATTCATGGAAAATGAGGATCAAGATTGCACTTGATGCTGCTAGAGGAATTGAATATCTTCACAACTATGCAGTCCCATCAATAATTCACAGAGACATCAAGTCATCTAACATATTGCTGGATGCGAATTGGACAGCAAGAGTTTCTGATTTTGGATTATCATTGATGGGTCCTGGATCAGAAGAGAATTACAATTGCAGACCAACAAAGGCAGCAGGGACAGTTGGGTACATTGATCCTGAGTACTATGGTCTAAATGTATTAACTGCGAAGAGTGACGTCTATGGCCTTGGTGTGGTATTGTTAGAACTCTTGACAGGAAAGAGAGCCATATTCAAGGGTGATGATAACGGAGGCACACCAACAAGTATAGTTGATTTTGCAGTGCCTAAGATTATGGTTAATGAATTGGGTAAGATCTTGGATCCCAGGGTAGGTCCGCCGGAGCTTAATGAAGCAGAAGCAGTGGAGCTGGTAGGATACACAGCAATGCATTGTGTGAATTTGGAAGGGAAAGATAGGCCAACTATGACTGACATTGTTGCTAATTTGGAGCGAGCTCTGTCACTCTGTGATGGTAGCCATGGCAGCATCTCAAGTGGTACAATATCAATTATTTCAgattga
- the LOC7490326 gene encoding uncharacterized protein LOC7490326, translated as MAELTQPEVVYSPRSIQLWRTLWDWLAFFFHIFLQILRAVGPQTLSSSHPFKPLPLVELPDTTDPPPATVEISAGTDAVSANEPIQKLKVVLDLDETLVCAYETSSLPAALRNQATEAGLKWFELDCISSDKECEGKPKINYVTVFERPGLDEFLKQLSEFAELVLFTAGLEGYARPLVDRIDTENRFSLRLYRPSTSSTEYREHVKDLSCISKDPCRIVIVDNNPFSFLLQPLNGIPCVPFSAGQPHDTQLLDVLLPLLKQLSQQKDVRPVLYERFHMPEWFQKQGIPASGWT; from the exons ATGGCTGAGTTGACTCAGCCCGAGGTGGTTTACTCACCGCGTTCAATACAATTATGGAGGACACTATGGGACTGGCTAGCTTTCTTCTTCCATATCTTTCTACAGATCCTTAGAGCCGTTGGACCCCaaactctctcttcttctcaccCTTTCAAACCCTTGCCTCTCGTCGAGTTGCCTGATACCACCGATCCTCCTCCCGCTACCGTCGAGATCTCCGCTGGCACCGACGCCGTTTCCGCTAACGAACCTATCCAGAAACTCAAG GTGGTTCTTGACTTGGATGAAACTTTAGTATGTGCTTATGAGACATCTAGTTTGCCAGCTGCTCTGCGCAATCAAGCAACAGAAGCTGGGTTGAAGTGGTTTGAGCTGGATTGCATATCTTCAGACAAG GAATGCGAAGGGAAACCTAAGATCAATTATGTCACGGTCTTTGAGCGTCCAGGGTTAGATGAATTCCTAAAACAACTTAGTGAATTTGCAGAGCTTGTGCTATTTACCGCTGGACTTGAAG GTTATGCCAGACCACTTGTTGACAGAATAGATACAGAAAATCGATTTAGTCTACGTCTTTATCGGCCTTCAACATCTAGCAC GGAGTATCGGGAGCATGTGAAAGATCTCTCCTGCATATCAAAGGATCCATGCCGGATTGTTATTGTTGACAACAATCCATTCAGTTTCTTGTTGCAACCACTAAATGGAATTCCATGCGTTCCATTTTCTGCAGGACAACCGCATGATACACAG CTTCTGGATGTACTTCTTCCACTCCTCAAGCAACTCTCTCAGCAGAAAGATGTGAGACCTGTACTCTATGAAAGATTCCACATGCCTGAATGGTTTCAAAAGCAGGGAATCCCTGCTTCTGGTTGGACGTAG